The following are encoded in a window of Sutcliffiella horikoshii genomic DNA:
- a CDS encoding ABC transporter permease → MAQRKLQENHQTVPDEWFKPIDKNKGEAEAVVRPSLSYWQDAWRRLVKNKLAMAGLIFLLFLTIMAIFGPIFSPYSVMQTNLPNQNQPPSSTHFFGTDELGRDVFTRTWYGARISLFVGLMAALIDFIIGVVYGGIAGYKGGRTDNAMMRVVEVLYGLPYLLVVILLMVVMGPGLLTIIIALTVTGWVGMARIVRGQVLQIKNYEFVLASKTFGTKTSRIIRKNLLPNTMGPIIVQMTLTVPAAIFAEAFLSFLGLGVSAPYASWGVMANDGLSTIISGHWWRLFFPAFFISMTMFAFNVFGDGLQDALDPKLRR, encoded by the coding sequence ATGGCACAACGTAAACTTCAAGAAAATCACCAAACCGTTCCTGATGAGTGGTTCAAACCCATTGATAAAAACAAGGGAGAGGCTGAAGCTGTAGTCCGTCCAAGTCTATCTTATTGGCAGGATGCTTGGCGGCGATTGGTTAAGAACAAACTTGCGATGGCAGGATTGATCTTTCTTTTATTCTTGACCATCATGGCCATCTTTGGACCGATTTTTTCCCCTTATAGTGTTATGCAGACAAATTTACCAAATCAAAATCAGCCACCGTCCTCCACCCATTTTTTTGGTACAGATGAACTGGGGAGAGATGTTTTCACTCGTACCTGGTATGGTGCAAGGATTTCTTTATTCGTCGGATTAATGGCGGCATTGATTGACTTTATCATTGGTGTTGTTTACGGCGGAATCGCCGGGTACAAAGGTGGCAGAACCGATAATGCAATGATGCGTGTGGTGGAGGTTTTATACGGCCTTCCGTATCTATTGGTCGTGATTCTATTAATGGTTGTAATGGGACCGGGATTATTGACCATCATTATCGCACTAACCGTAACAGGATGGGTTGGAATGGCTAGGATTGTCCGGGGGCAGGTACTGCAAATAAAAAATTATGAGTTTGTGCTTGCGTCTAAAACTTTTGGAACGAAGACTTCCCGGATCATTAGAAAAAATCTTCTCCCTAATACGATGGGTCCTATCATTGTTCAAATGACATTGACGGTACCTGCTGCAATTTTCGCAGAAGCATTTTTAAGCTTTCTGGGTCTTGGTGTTAGTGCCCCGTATGCCAGTTGGGGTGTGATGGCCAATGATGGGTTATCAACGATTATTTCAGGACATTGGTGGCGCCTGTTCTTCCCGGCATTCTTCATCTCCATGACCATGTTTGCATTTAACGTGTTTGGAGACGGATTACAAGACGCACTAGATCCAAAGCTGAGGAGGTAA
- a CDS encoding ABC transporter permease produces the protein MGTFIAKRLLAMLITLWVIITLTFFLMHAIPGSPLNEERSTSEVVQRNLEAHYHLDKPVPVQYVMYLKTLVTLDFGPSIKQPSQTVNDMLGRGFPISFELGMITLMIAVISGIFLGVIAALKRNGVIDYMAMTFAVFGISIPNFVLATVLIQHVAVNWGLLPPATWSSWKHMILPTLALATGPMAIIARLTRASMMEVLTQDYIRTAKAKGLSPVKIVFKHALRNALLPVVTILGTLAAGILTGTFVIEKIFAIPGMGKYFVESINTRDYPVIMGTTVFYSAFLILMLFLVDIAYGILDPRIKLHKKEGN, from the coding sequence ATGGGAACATTTATAGCAAAACGATTACTAGCAATGCTCATAACTTTATGGGTCATCATCACATTGACCTTCTTCTTGATGCATGCCATACCGGGTTCTCCGCTCAATGAAGAGCGGTCTACAAGCGAAGTGGTCCAACGTAATCTTGAGGCACACTATCATTTGGACAAGCCGGTACCGGTTCAGTATGTGATGTATTTAAAAACGTTAGTGACATTGGATTTCGGTCCATCTATTAAACAACCGTCCCAGACAGTGAATGATATGTTGGGAAGAGGCTTCCCTATTTCGTTCGAGCTTGGGATGATCACCTTAATGATTGCCGTCATTTCAGGTATTTTCCTTGGAGTAATTGCTGCACTTAAACGCAATGGCGTTATTGATTATATGGCGATGACTTTTGCTGTGTTCGGGATTTCCATACCGAACTTTGTCCTTGCCACCGTGTTGATACAACATGTTGCTGTCAACTGGGGCTTGCTTCCGCCGGCCACTTGGTCAAGTTGGAAGCATATGATTTTGCCTACATTAGCTCTTGCAACAGGTCCGATGGCAATCATTGCGAGATTGACGAGAGCTAGCATGATGGAAGTGTTGACTCAAGATTACATACGTACCGCAAAAGCCAAGGGCCTGTCTCCGGTGAAAATAGTATTCAAACATGCGCTTCGTAACGCATTATTGCCGGTAGTCACCATCCTGGGTACCCTTGCTGCCGGAATATTGACGGGGACATTTGTTATCGAGAAAATTTTTGCCATTCCAGGCATGGGCAAATATTTCGTGGAAAGTATTAATACCCGTGACTATCCAGTCATTATGGGCACAACAGTGTTTTATAGTGCATTCTTGATTTTGATGCTTTTTCTTGTAGATATAGCTTACGGGATATTAGACCCTCGTATTAAGCTTCATAAAAAGGAGGGGAACTAA
- a CDS encoding M55 family metallopeptidase: MKIYISVDMEGISGLVDHTHVDSRLHNYERSRKIMTQEANAVVKTAFDKGFEEVIINDSHSKMNNILIEELHPETKLITGDVKPYSMVQGLDDSFDAVVFVGYHARASMKGVMTHSMIFGVRNMYINDVQVGELGFNAYVAGYYGVPVIMVSGDDQTALEAESLIPGVHCAVVKEVASRSAAKSLTPVKAQELIKERTSQAIDDVHSIKPLIPPDHPTLRIEFANYGQAEWASLMPGTELEPGTTIVKFQAKDIKEAYQAMLVMTELAMRTTFC; this comes from the coding sequence GTGAAGATATATATTTCAGTTGATATGGAGGGAATTAGTGGGCTTGTAGATCATACCCACGTAGACTCCAGGTTGCATAACTATGAGCGTAGTCGAAAGATAATGACACAGGAAGCGAATGCTGTAGTGAAAACGGCTTTTGATAAGGGGTTTGAGGAGGTCATCATCAATGACAGTCATTCTAAAATGAATAACATATTGATTGAAGAGCTTCATCCCGAAACAAAGCTGATAACAGGTGATGTAAAGCCGTATTCCATGGTGCAAGGATTAGATGACAGCTTTGATGCGGTTGTTTTTGTAGGATACCATGCAAGAGCATCCATGAAAGGCGTTATGACCCATTCGATGATTTTTGGAGTCAGAAATATGTACATAAACGATGTTCAAGTAGGCGAGCTAGGATTCAATGCATATGTAGCAGGATATTATGGCGTACCAGTCATTATGGTATCTGGAGATGATCAGACAGCATTAGAAGCAGAGAGTCTTATTCCTGGCGTTCATTGTGCAGTAGTAAAAGAAGTCGCATCCCGTTCTGCCGCAAAATCCCTGACGCCAGTGAAAGCACAGGAACTCATTAAAGAAAGAACGTCACAGGCAATTGATGATGTACATAGTATTAAACCTTTAATACCGCCTGATCATCCAACACTTCGCATTGAATTTGCGAATTACGGCCAAGCGGAGTGGGCAAGTTTGATGCCAGGAACAGAGTTAGAGCCGGGGACGACTATCGTCAAATTTCAGGCAAAAGATATTAAGGAAGCCTATCAAGCCATGCTTGTCATGACAGAACTGGCAATGAGAACGACATTTTGTTAA
- a CDS encoding type 1 glutamine amidotransferase domain-containing protein, whose translation MSKKIAVLLTNEFEDSEYTEPAKAFKEAGHQLTVIEKSKGETIKGKTDGVEITIDAGIDDVSPGDFDALLIPGGFSPDILRADDRFVSFTKTFMDDQKPVFAICHGPQLLITAEALKGRDITGFTSIKVDLQNAGAHYHDKEVVVCHDQLVSSRTPDDIPAFIRESLKLLK comes from the coding sequence ATGAGTAAAAAAATTGCAGTACTACTAACAAATGAATTTGAAGACTCCGAGTACACCGAACCCGCAAAAGCCTTTAAAGAAGCAGGGCATCAATTAACCGTAATCGAAAAATCAAAAGGTGAAACAATAAAAGGGAAAACAGATGGAGTAGAAATTACAATAGATGCCGGAATTGATGATGTAAGTCCAGGAGACTTCGATGCATTATTAATACCTGGAGGATTCTCCCCAGATATCCTAAGAGCAGACGATCGATTTGTTTCATTTACTAAAACGTTCATGGATGACCAAAAACCTGTTTTTGCTATCTGCCATGGCCCACAATTACTTATCACAGCAGAAGCACTGAAAGGAAGAGATATTACCGGATTTACTTCCATAAAAGTAGATCTTCAAAATGCAGGTGCTCACTATCACGACAAAGAAGTAGTTGTCTGTCATGACCAATTGGTTTCAAGCCGAACACCAGATGACATTCCAGCATTTATAAGAGAATCATTAAAGCTTCTAAAATAA
- a CDS encoding lysine N(6)-hydroxylase/L-ornithine N(5)-oxygenase family protein codes for MSENRAFDLIGIGVGPFNLGLAALVDNVSSISSIFFDKEEAFNWHPGMLIEQSDLQVPFLADLVSFADPTNKYSFLNYVHNQNRLFQFFFYRRFDIPRREYNLYAKWVSENLENCHFQSEVISVEYTGNGYSVKVKRTDTGDVSTYHAKHIVVGTGSIPFIPDGIEKNEQVVHTSEYLHKEKEMKASDSIVVVGSGQSAAEVFYELLEEQKHNKYSLKWYTRSSIFSQLESAKLGQEVFSPDYVQYFHGLSYEKRKEALNRLDTVRNGVDKETLVKIYDLLYNRSVEGRDEKITIQPLTEVKEINESNGVLEVSCKQWEKEADFKVKADYVVLATGYKPHIPQWVWDKKEELVWESEKEFKVDEMYRLVWKEPRSHQMYISTNLEHSHGTAATNLSLAVMRNQTIINDVAKREIYPIQKDTIFQQFMPNT; via the coding sequence ATGTCCGAAAATAGAGCCTTTGACCTTATTGGAATTGGAGTAGGGCCATTTAATTTGGGGTTAGCAGCATTAGTTGATAATGTATCAAGTATTTCATCTATCTTTTTCGATAAAGAAGAAGCGTTCAACTGGCATCCAGGCATGCTTATTGAGCAATCTGATTTGCAGGTCCCTTTTCTTGCAGATTTGGTTTCATTTGCTGATCCAACAAACAAATATAGCTTTTTAAACTATGTACATAATCAGAATCGATTATTTCAATTTTTCTTTTATCGCCGCTTTGACATTCCTAGAAGAGAATACAATTTATATGCTAAATGGGTATCAGAGAACCTAGAGAATTGTCACTTTCAATCCGAGGTGATTTCAGTAGAATATACAGGGAATGGGTATAGTGTGAAGGTAAAGAGGACGGATACAGGAGATGTCTCTACATACCATGCCAAACATATTGTAGTGGGTACAGGAAGTATCCCATTTATTCCGGATGGCATAGAGAAAAATGAACAGGTCGTGCATACAAGTGAATATTTACATAAAGAAAAAGAAATGAAAGCTTCCGATTCTATAGTGGTTGTCGGATCCGGACAAAGTGCAGCGGAGGTTTTCTATGAACTACTGGAAGAACAAAAGCATAATAAGTATTCGTTAAAATGGTATACCCGTTCCTCTATATTTTCTCAGCTTGAGAGTGCAAAGCTTGGACAGGAAGTCTTTTCACCTGATTATGTTCAATATTTTCATGGACTTTCTTATGAAAAAAGAAAAGAGGCATTAAATCGGCTGGATACTGTCCGGAATGGGGTAGACAAAGAAACATTGGTGAAAATCTATGATTTGCTTTATAACAGATCTGTTGAAGGGCGAGATGAAAAAATCACCATTCAGCCGTTAACAGAAGTAAAGGAAATAAATGAGAGTAATGGCGTATTAGAAGTGTCATGCAAGCAGTGGGAGAAAGAAGCGGACTTCAAGGTCAAAGCAGATTATGTGGTATTGGCAACAGGGTATAAACCACATATACCACAGTGGGTTTGGGATAAGAAGGAAGAACTGGTGTGGGAAAGCGAAAAAGAATTTAAAGTGGATGAAATGTACCGGTTAGTGTGGAAGGAACCAAGAAGTCATCAGATGTATATCTCCACTAACCTTGAACATTCACATGGAACGGCAGCCACCAATTTGAGCCTTGCCGTGATGAGAAATCAGACGATAATCAACGATGTGGCCAAAAGAGAAATCTATCCGATCCAAAAAGATACCATCTTCCAACAATTCATGCCCAATACGTAA
- a CDS encoding ATP-binding protein, giving the protein MKRKWLKYLPLIYLFFGIVWIGLTDYWIYVLKQTNNNDIAEYINLLKGWLFILITTLLLYLILKKHAALKELEQKEQELSTLINNMPDFVCFKDGQGRWLQTNEYGLSLYDLQDVDYKGKTDIELGVFSPNFMEAFEYCMKTDEQTWKDGKISRAEESFSLADGEMKTFDVIKVPLFHADGRRKALVTIGRDISSLKNTEKLLVTKEKLSVVGELSAGIAHEIKNPLTSIKGFIQLIQLSGKANKNHVEMVLSEIDRINDIVSELLVLSKPQTKELTLISILEVLQYVIKLVENEATINNISFSIENIGPDTMVRGDKNNLKQVFINLIKNSIEAMPDGGTIMITGLLETDGKKSIQVKDEGIGISSSNMDSIGNPFFTSKEKGMGLGLTITKKIIEEHQGNIRIESKEGNGTTVTIDLPTQ; this is encoded by the coding sequence ATGAAGAGGAAATGGCTGAAGTATTTACCTTTAATCTATCTGTTTTTTGGAATCGTATGGATTGGGCTAACAGATTATTGGATATACGTTTTAAAGCAAACTAACAATAACGATATAGCGGAATATATCAACCTGTTAAAAGGTTGGCTTTTTATACTGATCACTACGCTATTATTATATTTAATATTGAAAAAACATGCTGCATTGAAGGAGCTTGAACAAAAGGAACAAGAACTTTCAACTTTAATTAACAACATGCCTGATTTTGTATGCTTTAAAGATGGACAAGGTAGATGGCTGCAAACTAATGAATATGGGCTGTCTCTTTATGACTTACAAGATGTGGATTATAAAGGGAAGACTGATATAGAATTAGGAGTCTTTTCTCCCAATTTCATGGAGGCTTTTGAATACTGTATGAAAACAGACGAGCAGACTTGGAAGGACGGAAAGATTTCACGAGCTGAGGAGTCATTCTCCCTTGCTGACGGGGAAATGAAGACGTTTGATGTAATTAAGGTTCCTTTATTTCATGCCGATGGACGAAGAAAAGCACTTGTCACTATAGGCAGGGACATATCTTCTCTGAAAAATACAGAAAAATTGTTGGTTACAAAAGAAAAACTATCGGTAGTAGGCGAACTATCTGCAGGAATTGCCCATGAAATAAAAAACCCGTTAACATCTATTAAAGGATTTATTCAACTCATCCAATTATCAGGAAAAGCAAACAAAAATCATGTGGAAATGGTGCTGTCTGAAATTGATAGAATAAATGATATTGTATCGGAGCTGCTTGTTCTATCGAAACCGCAAACAAAGGAACTTACGCTTATTTCGATCCTGGAAGTTCTACAATATGTAATAAAATTAGTGGAAAATGAAGCTACTATTAATAACATTTCTTTTTCCATTGAAAATATTGGCCCTGATACGATGGTTAGAGGCGATAAGAATAACCTTAAGCAAGTTTTTATCAACCTCATCAAGAACTCCATAGAGGCGATGCCTGATGGAGGAACGATAATGATTACAGGTTTGCTGGAAACTGATGGTAAGAAGAGCATTCAAGTAAAAGATGAAGGAATAGGAATTTCATCCTCTAATATGGATAGTATTGGCAATCCCTTCTTTACATCCAAGGAAAAAGGGATGGGACTTGGATTGACAATAACAAAAAAAATTATTGAAGAGCATCAAGGAAATATTCGTATTGAAAGCAAAGAAGGAAACGGTACAACTGTCACTATTGATCTTCCAACACAATAA
- a CDS encoding DPP IV N-terminal domain-containing protein, which produces MKKQTLKLFTISLIGFVIIISVLLYFFSERFTRSWLPIDNGFGETVTLSPDDKSIVFPFYQSGDGALYKANVDGSNVNQLTYPRQEESHVHPRYSSKGDKILFLSQEKGENTLTRSLYIMNSDGSELTRLSKENELITDAIFSQDDQSIYYLAAKDYQEGNEMEEGPTNIDLYSISITGDKKERLTHDESLKKRSLSLTGDGGKLGYVEWSKEEEKGLHSSYIVMDTKTMEKDYVNPDFNTNIIYSGKLSPTGDLIAFSAASENPREKSQFIYEMYTMSTSGKEVQPLTSFRTLITEPVFFRDKERVLFIQDQSWLRGKPNYKLWAVDIDGEKIQSITVQMPQFSGTIL; this is translated from the coding sequence ATGAAAAAACAAACATTGAAACTATTCACCATCTCCCTAATAGGATTTGTCATCATCATATCCGTCCTTTTATATTTCTTCTCAGAACGATTTACTCGCTCGTGGCTTCCTATTGATAATGGATTCGGGGAAACCGTTACCTTGTCACCTGATGACAAGTCTATTGTTTTTCCATTTTACCAAAGTGGGGATGGAGCGCTCTATAAAGCAAATGTGGATGGCAGCAATGTTAATCAACTAACTTACCCAAGGCAGGAAGAAAGCCATGTGCATCCTCGCTATTCATCCAAAGGGGATAAGATCCTGTTTTTATCGCAAGAAAAGGGAGAGAACACATTAACTAGATCACTTTACATAATGAACAGCGATGGAAGTGAACTCACCCGCCTTTCGAAAGAGAATGAACTAATAACGGATGCTATTTTTTCGCAAGACGATCAATCCATCTATTATTTAGCTGCAAAGGATTATCAGGAAGGTAATGAAATGGAGGAAGGTCCAACTAACATTGATTTGTACTCTATTTCTATAACAGGAGATAAAAAGGAAAGGCTGACTCATGATGAAAGTTTAAAAAAGCGGAGCCTCTCACTAACAGGAGACGGGGGGAAACTTGGCTATGTGGAGTGGAGCAAAGAGGAAGAAAAAGGCCTTCATTCTTCTTATATCGTGATGGACACTAAGACTATGGAGAAAGACTACGTAAACCCGGATTTTAATACAAATATAATATATAGTGGAAAACTCTCTCCAACTGGTGATCTCATTGCGTTTTCTGCTGCAAGCGAAAATCCTCGTGAGAAGTCGCAATTCATTTATGAAATGTACACAATGAGCACGAGTGGGAAAGAAGTACAACCTCTTACAAGCTTTCGTACGTTGATTACAGAACCGGTATTTTTCCGCGACAAGGAGAGGGTATTGTTTATCCAGGATCAGAGTTGGTTGAGGGGGAAACCGAATTATAAATTGTGGGCAGTGGATATTGATGGAGAAAAAATTCAATCCATTACTGTACAAATGCCACAGTTTTCAGGAACCATCCTTTAA
- a CDS encoding undecaprenyldiphospho-muramoylpentapeptide beta-N-acetylglucosaminyltransferase, whose amino-acid sequence MTNKKIVFTGGGSAGHVTPNIAIMNKLKAAGWDITYIGSRKGIEEDIIGKEDIPFHGISSGKLRRYFDWKNFSDPLRIIKGAMEALMILRKVKPKVVFSKGGFVTVPVVMAAKMLKIPVIIHESDITPGLANKIATKFATRVFVTFDETLNHFPSDKVLFTGSPIREELFKGKGQEGRAWLGFHEKKPILTIMGGSLGAKKINETLRQVLTQLTEQYQIVHLCGKGNMDRSLEGVKGYKQFEYINQELPDVLAASEFIISRAGANSIFEFLALRKPMLLIPLSRNASRGDQILNAQSFEKKGFAKVLFEEDLTTETLLTQLEALKNEKDQLQKNMSKDSAPNTLEIILKEIINTAK is encoded by the coding sequence ATGACTAATAAGAAAATCGTCTTCACAGGCGGTGGTTCTGCAGGCCACGTTACTCCCAATATTGCAATCATGAATAAACTAAAAGCAGCAGGTTGGGATATTACATATATCGGTTCAAGAAAAGGAATTGAAGAAGATATTATAGGCAAAGAGGATATTCCATTTCACGGAATTTCAAGTGGTAAGCTTAGACGCTATTTTGATTGGAAAAACTTTTCCGATCCACTAAGAATCATTAAAGGGGCAATGGAAGCTTTAATGATTTTACGAAAAGTAAAGCCTAAAGTCGTATTCTCCAAGGGTGGATTTGTAACAGTTCCTGTAGTGATGGCAGCTAAAATGTTAAAAATACCGGTTATCATTCATGAATCAGACATCACACCGGGGCTCGCCAACAAAATTGCAACCAAATTTGCGACAAGAGTATTTGTTACATTTGACGAGACTTTGAATCACTTTCCATCTGACAAAGTATTATTTACCGGTTCACCAATCAGAGAAGAGTTATTCAAGGGGAAAGGGCAAGAAGGTAGGGCATGGCTTGGATTTCATGAGAAAAAACCGATACTAACCATAATGGGTGGAAGTCTTGGGGCCAAAAAAATCAACGAAACGTTACGTCAAGTCTTAACTCAATTAACAGAACAATATCAAATTGTCCACTTATGCGGAAAAGGAAACATGGACCGTTCCCTTGAAGGTGTAAAAGGGTATAAACAATTTGAATATATTAATCAAGAACTACCAGATGTTCTTGCAGCATCAGAGTTCATCATCTCAAGAGCTGGTGCGAATTCCATTTTTGAATTTCTGGCATTACGTAAACCGATGCTATTAATCCCGCTTTCTAGGAACGCTAGCAGGGGAGACCAAATCTTGAATGCCCAATCATTCGAGAAAAAAGGTTTTGCGAAAGTTTTATTCGAAGAAGATCTCACCACTGAAACCCTGTTAACACAACTAGAGGCACTCAAGAATGAGAAAGATCAACTTCAAAAGAATATGTCCAAAGACAGTGCACCTAACACGTTGGAAATTATCTTAAAAGAAATCATTAACACAGCAAAATAA
- a CDS encoding YvrJ family protein has protein sequence MDQWWTWISEVGFPIVVTFYLLHRIEQKLEHVTKTLQQLPYQLSRETLPSRSIK, from the coding sequence ATGGATCAGTGGTGGACATGGATAAGTGAAGTTGGTTTCCCGATTGTAGTCACGTTTTATTTGTTACACAGAATAGAACAAAAACTAGAACATGTAACAAAAACGTTGCAGCAGCTGCCATATCAATTATCTAGGGAAACACTGCCTTCAAGGAGCATAAAATAA
- a CDS encoding DUF2922 domain-containing protein, whose translation MFTLELFFLNEEGTKVKVSVDDPRSDLTQVEIEEAMDTIIAANVFTSKGGSFITKDSARIVERNVTEYEIA comes from the coding sequence ATGTTTACACTAGAATTATTTTTCTTAAATGAAGAGGGTACAAAAGTGAAGGTGTCTGTTGATGATCCTAGATCAGATCTAACACAGGTGGAAATCGAAGAAGCGATGGATACGATTATTGCTGCCAATGTGTTTACATCTAAAGGTGGAAGTTTCATTACAAAAGACAGTGCCAGAATTGTGGAACGTAATGTTACAGAATATGAAATAGCTTAA
- a CDS encoding DUF1659 domain-containing protein, producing MADYAVENVQLRLMYELGEDEKGNLLFRSKNYNNIKVDAEATALLQAAGAISGLQATPVSNVRRSELHYLG from the coding sequence ATGGCAGATTACGCAGTAGAAAATGTCCAACTTCGTCTAATGTATGAATTAGGAGAAGATGAAAAAGGGAATTTGTTGTTCCGTTCCAAAAACTACAACAACATTAAAGTAGATGCAGAAGCGACAGCGCTATTACAAGCAGCAGGAGCAATTTCAGGTCTACAGGCAACACCTGTATCGAATGTTAGACGTAGTGAGTTGCACTACCTAGGTTAA
- a CDS encoding Spx/MgsR family RNA polymerase-binding regulatory protein gives MNEIIFYSYPSCTSCRKTKKWLKGNNIPFQEKHIFRETPNKEEMIKILSLTTEGIDEILATRSQTFKDLGIDVNELSLSQLIELIIEEPKLLRRPIITSGKKLIVGYNESALQKLSRHKPKLELKQSVS, from the coding sequence ATGAATGAAATCATTTTTTACAGTTACCCAAGTTGTACGTCATGTAGAAAGACGAAGAAGTGGTTGAAAGGTAATAATATTCCATTTCAGGAGAAGCATATTTTTCGGGAAACACCGAACAAAGAAGAGATGATAAAAATTCTTTCATTAACAACAGAAGGAATTGATGAGATATTAGCGACTAGAAGCCAAACTTTTAAGGATCTTGGAATTGATGTAAATGAATTATCTCTTTCCCAACTAATAGAATTAATTATTGAGGAGCCTAAGCTACTAAGAAGACCAATTATCACTAGCGGGAAAAAGTTGATTGTTGGGTATAATGAATCTGCGTTGCAAAAGCTTTCCAGACATAAGCCTAAACTAGAACTAAAGCAATCCGTCTCATAA
- a CDS encoding DUF2626 domain-containing protein produces MDRMYRVMGFWTGIFAVMFYLGHMTQTSLLFFGQTVFFILLSYLKLSERMYIYIFGAYLTIFFVAFSYWTTFMMVPGSGGH; encoded by the coding sequence ATGGATCGTATGTACCGTGTAATGGGTTTCTGGACTGGGATTTTCGCGGTTATGTTTTATCTTGGCCACATGACTCAAACGTCTTTACTTTTCTTCGGACAAACGGTATTCTTCATTTTATTAAGTTATCTTAAGCTATCTGAACGTATGTACATCTATATTTTCGGAGCATATTTAACAATTTTCTTTGTTGCCTTCTCGTATTGGACAACATTTATGATGGTGCCTGGATCTGGTGGTCATTAA
- a CDS encoding class I SAM-dependent methyltransferase: protein MDFKPMIPAFLQEKIEKAPGRKLDFAEYMMTVLYHPSEGYYMKPKNKVGTKGDFITSSNVHTVYGKLFAKLLVKYFNETDIPPVIIEVGGGNGRFAKHLLEEFKLLDPLLYRHLSYVMVETSSYHIHLQKTTISDSVPVSYFTSLEDVPDRFRKGVLFSNELFDALPVHVIEYKNGTLKEVFVTIDEDGNLSERSLPLDNEEIQAYISKNKLIFSEGQRMEVPLAMMHYANILGEWMLAGTIITVDYGYRFSELASQDLLEGSLRGYHQHQLVKDPLKYPTEMDLTAHIHLDALEESFDDWEFSHVGTMRQGEFLVAAGILEYLQENQDPDPFSEKSKQNRAIRTLIMDSSWSNSFHVLIHEKGSDSWGTIIDFKNNKKR from the coding sequence ATGGATTTTAAACCTATGATACCAGCATTTTTGCAAGAAAAGATAGAGAAAGCTCCTGGTAGGAAATTGGATTTTGCTGAATATATGATGACGGTACTCTATCATCCTTCTGAAGGTTACTATATGAAGCCAAAGAATAAGGTAGGAACAAAAGGGGATTTTATCACAAGCAGTAATGTCCATACTGTCTATGGAAAGCTTTTTGCTAAACTGTTGGTCAAGTACTTTAATGAAACAGATATTCCACCTGTGATTATTGAAGTAGGCGGAGGGAATGGAAGGTTTGCTAAGCATCTATTGGAGGAATTTAAACTCCTTGATCCACTGCTCTATAGGCACTTAAGCTATGTTATGGTGGAGACAAGCTCTTATCACATTCATTTGCAGAAAACGACGATTTCTGACTCTGTGCCTGTTAGCTACTTTACTTCCTTAGAGGATGTCCCTGACAGATTTAGAAAGGGTGTTCTGTTTTCCAATGAGCTATTTGATGCCTTGCCTGTCCATGTTATTGAATATAAAAATGGAACTCTGAAGGAAGTATTCGTAACAATAGATGAAGATGGAAACCTGTCTGAAAGAAGTCTACCTCTTGATAATGAAGAAATCCAGGCTTATATTTCTAAAAATAAACTGATCTTTTCTGAAGGTCAACGAATGGAAGTCCCTTTAGCAATGATGCATTATGCGAACATCCTTGGAGAATGGATGCTTGCAGGTACCATTATAACGGTTGATTATGGCTATCGTTTTTCTGAATTGGCCAGTCAGGACTTATTGGAGGGCAGTCTGCGTGGTTATCACCAGCATCAATTGGTAAAGGATCCCTTAAAATATCCTACAGAGATGGATTTAACGGCACATATTCATCTCGATGCGTTAGAAGAGAGCTTTGATGATTGGGAGTTTAGCCATGTAGGAACCATGAGGCAGGGGGAATTCCTCGTCGCAGCAGGTATACTGGAATATCTACAGGAAAACCAAGACCCAGACCCTTTTTCTGAAAAAAGCAAACAGAACCGAGCGATCCGCACCCTGATCATGGACAGCAGCTGGAGCAACTCTTTCCATGTACTCATTCATGAAAAGGGGTCGGATAGTTGGGGAACAATAATTGATTTTAAGAACAATAAAAAGCGATGA